A single genomic interval of Camelina sativa cultivar DH55 chromosome 11, Cs, whole genome shotgun sequence harbors:
- the LOC104728030 gene encoding protein SRC2-like, with protein MANLTLELNINSASDLKHVNYITKMNVYAVITLEGDKHRKKQKVKTAVDRSGGSNPNWNHAIKFFVNERLALEGRLTLVVRLFSKRILGDKGIGSIEVKTTSKKLKGHLTFSYRFNGAHVLSGHGYHQAPTWAIPSQQVYGPYGYIPPPPPPNYGYQGLPTKNEARL; from the exons ATGGCAAATCTCACCTTAGAGCTTAACATCAACTCCGCAAGTGATCTTAAGCATGTCAACTACATCACAAAGATGAACGTTTACGCCGTCATAACCCTTGAAGGCGACAAACACCGAAAGAAACAGAAGGTGAAAACTGCTGTTGATCGCTCTGGTGGATCCAACCCTAATTGGAATCACGCTATCAAATTTTTTGTCAACGAGAGATTAGCCCTTGAAGGTCGTTTGACACTCGTCGTGAGATTGTTCTCCAAACGAATCCTCGGTGATAAAGGTATTGGTAGTATTGAA GTGAAAACTACGTCGAAGAAACTGAAAGGTCATTTGACTTTCTCGTACCGGTTCAATGGGGCACATGTTCTGTCTGGTCACGGTTACCACCAGGCGCCAACGTGGGCTATTCCGAGTCAGCAAGTGTATGGACCTTATGGTTACATACCGCCTCCACCGCCACCGAATTATGGATACCAAGGTCTGCCGACGAAGAATGAAGCAAGGCTataa